ATCCCGGATGTGGTGATCATCGTGGATGATTTTGGCAATAGCGGAGCGCTGCTGGAGGATTTCGCGCAGCTGCCATCAGAGGTCGTCTTTGCCGTTCTGCCCGATCTTTCCCACACCCGGCAGGCCGGCCAGATCGCCGCCCAATACGGCCACGAAGTGCTGATCCACGTTCCCATGCAGGCTCTCTCCGCCTCAGCCAATCCGGGTGACAGATACATCAAAACCACTTCCACGGAAGACGAGATCTCCGCGCTGTTGGATGAATTCCACACCCAACTGCCCATGGCCATCGGAGCCAACAACCATATGGGCAGTGCCGTCACGGCGAACCGGGACGCCATGTCCTTTATCCTCAGGCAACTGCACGCCCAAGGCTTGTTCTTCGCGGACAGCTTCACCACCGGCGAGACCGTGGGCCCCGCATTGGCACGGACTATGGGCTATCCGGCCCTGCGCCGGGACATCTTTCTGGACGTGCCGGATAACAGCGACGCCACCCTGGCCGGCAAGATCTCGTCCCTGGGCAAATACAAGGGCAGAAGCGAGCCCGTCATCATCATCACCCATTGCCACAGCCGGGATAAGCTGAAGGCCCTGCAGAAATTCATCACCCAGGTCCAGGGTATGGGAGTCCGCCTCACCACCCTCTCCCGGGCCAGCGCCATTTCCGCTTGATTCACTGACATAATTGGGAATCAACAAGGATCAACCTGGATAAGACTTTTGCTGATTGTATTTTATCCTTCCGCTGGGAACATTGCTCACACTCATTGCGCTAACATCTCCACGCCAATCCTTTAGCCCGTCTTTCTCCTTATCATTACGCTATCAATACGGACTCACTACGGACTTTGTCCGTAATGAGTCCGTATTAACACCGTATTGATAAGGGGAGCCATCTGGGCTGGAGTCGAATCCACCTCGCTGGAGTCGAGCGAGGGACGGCTCACGCTGGAGTCGAGCCCGCCCTTTACCCGGTTCCGCTGATAGATATCTTGAGTTATGGCTGGCGGGCATGGACTCCAGCAACACAACCCTCATTCGCGGAGCAGGAGATCCTGGAGTCCATGCGGGGCGGAGACAGAACCTGGAGCTTGAACAAGACAAGCCACAGACCGCCCCGCTCGACTCCAGGGTCCCGCTCGACTCCAAGTTTCATCCCGCCAGCACACCACTATGCCCCATTAGCTCTGAACCAAAGAGGGCGCCATTGTTGTACGTGCTGGTAAATATATGAAACAGCTATAATTAGCTTGACAGAAATGAGCATGGTAGCATATATTGCATAGAGGTTATCTGTATGGAGAGACCAGGTTATTGGCTGCGCGCGCGGCAATGCCAGCGCGATTTTATCTCATGTAGGAAAGAAAAGCATCACGAGCCGGGAATCCATTCCCGGGCGGCGGAGGCCCGGCAGGGCAGAATACAAGCACCAGCAAGGAGAAAGGCAATGAACAAGATCCTCATTTTCCTGGCGCTTCTCGTTTTGACGGGGAGCATCCAAGCCTTCGTCGGCGAGGGCGAATCCAACGTGTTTGAGATCACCCAGACCGGAGTGGAGGAATCCATCATTCCTCCGATCCAGCAGACCGGCTCCAGCGTCTGGCGCGGCTTATGAGATCATCTGGCACTACGGGCAGGACGGAGTGGGGCCCGGAACCAGTTACCGGGTGAAAGTGATCGCCGACGACTGGGCCGGGGAGGTGGCACAGCCTTTCTTTGACCCGCCCGGCG
The nucleotide sequence above comes from Candidatus Syntrophosphaera sp.. Encoded proteins:
- a CDS encoding divergent polysaccharide deacetylase family protein; this translates as MDARSLNRILIIVTLSLAALAFSCQSQDSAANRTRRPQERPSIYQRHLDEEIPTAELEQAQEVAASAEKLALKDYAYTWTDSDQIPDVVIIVDDFGNSGALLEDFAQLPSEVVFAVLPDLSHTRQAGQIAAQYGHEVLIHVPMQALSASANPGDRYIKTTSTEDEISALLDEFHTQLPMAIGANNHMGSAVTANRDAMSFILRQLHAQGLFFADSFTTGETVGPALARTMGYPALRRDIFLDVPDNSDATLAGKISSLGKYKGRSEPVIIITHCHSRDKLKALQKFITQVQGMGVRLTTLSRASAISA
- a CDS encoding chitobiase/beta-hexosaminidase C-terminal domain-containing protein produces the protein MRSPRPEWRNPSFLRSSRPAPASGAAYEIIWHYGQDGVGPGTSYRVKVIADDWAGEVAQPFFDPPGGFYASPQSVSISCATEEATIRYTDDGSEPTETATPAGFVSAGLSTDRFLAFGAWALVAM